The genomic DNA CTTGGTGGAAAACGGGACCCGCACGGTGGGTCGCGAGGAGCTGCTGAGTAACCTGTGGCGCAATGCCGAGGAGACGCCCAACGAGCGCACCATCGACGTGCACATCCGGCGCCTGCGCTCCAAGCTGGGCCGTCTCGCCAACACGGTCCGCACCGTCCGCGGACAGGGCTACCGTTTCTACGAGCACCCGGAAGTTGTGGTGTGGGCGGCTCCCGAATACTCGATCTAACCCCCAGCAGTTGACCGCGGGCACCACCCGCGGATCGGGCGCGACGACGGCCCGGCACCGAGAGCCCCTCGGTGCCGGGCCGTCGTCGTCCCCTGAGCGGCTGGGCCGGGGAGCGCTACAGTTGATGAAATGAGTGAGCACCACATCAAGCGCCTGCTACTGCTGCGGCACGCCAAGGCGGACTTTCCGTTCGGCGTGGAGGACCACTCGCGGCCGCTGGCCGCCAGCGGGGATGCAGCGGCCCCGTTGGCCGGGCGTTGGATGGTGGAGCACTCGGTGGTGCCGGACTACATCGTCACCTCCGATGCGCTGCGGACGCGCTCGACGTGTGCCTGGGTCTCGAGTGAGCTGGGGGAGGCTGGGCCGACGCCGTATGTTGACTCGCGAGTCTACGGGGCGAACGCGGCGCAGCTGATCTCCCTGATCAATGAGACACCGGAAAGCGTGCGGACCCTGTTGGTGATCGGGCACTTGCCAACGGTTCAGGACGTGGCCATGCGTTTGGCGTCGGTGGAGTCCGATGAACCGGCGGTGATGGACCTGGCCATGGACTACCCGCCGCTAGGGTTAACCGTTCTCGACTTCGAGGTACCCTGGGCCGAGCTCGACGGGCGAGACGCGCGCGTGAGTACGTTTGTGGTTCCGCGGCCTTAGCTCCCGGTTGCGGTCCGCGGGAGCAGCGTTGGGCGGCCCCTGTGCGGCATAAAAATAGACGGCCTCACATGGTGAGACCGTCTATCAAAAGTGCGCCCTAAGGGATTCGAACCCCTGACCTTCTGTTCCGTAGACAGACGCTCTATCCAGCTGAGCTAAGGGCGCATATTTTATTTTCTTCGCCGCCCGCCGTGCGTTCGACCTGTTCAACTATACACACGCGCCGAGGGGGTGCAAAATCCGGTGGCTCCTCCTGGCGGCGGGGTGGGGTGCGGAAGGCTGTGACGCCAGCCTACTATAGACCGGTCTACGTGATCTACGTCACAACCTGACGTGCGAAAACCCCGGAATTCCGGGGGCAACACTGCGAATGAATCGTTCAATCATGGGCGTGTGCGAAGTCCATCACATGTGTGGGCCATTGCGGGGATCTAGCATCGATGTCACCAGCAGCAGCCCAATGGAGGGATATGGACATGAGCGAGAGCTCCACCAAGCAGGTAATCGACGTGCAGTCCACGGCGCCGACGTCTCACGCAGACCTCGTCGCCTGGGTCGCCGAGGTCGCGGAGATGACGAAGCCTGCTGAGGTCTATTGGGTCGATGGCAGCCAAGCCGAATACGACCGCCTCACTGCCGAGCTGGTCCAAACGGGCACGCTGCGCAAGCTCAACGATGAGACCTTCCCGAACTCCTTCGCGGCGTTCTCCGACCCGGCCGACGTCGCCCGAGTCGAAGAGCGGACCTTCATTTGCTCGAAGGAGGAGAAGGACGCCGGCTTCACCAATAACTGGATGGACCCGGCGGAGATGAAGGGCATCCTGACGGAGCGTTTTGACGGCGCGATGGCCGGGCGCACCATGTACGTCATCCCGTTCGTCATGGGGCCACTCGATGCGGATCAGCCGCAGTACGGTGTGGAAATTACTGACTCCGCCTACGTCGTGGCGTCCATGCGCATTATGGCTCGGATCGGCACCGATGTCTTGCAGAAGATGGAGGCGGAGAACGCGTTCTTCGTCCCCGCGCTGCACTCTGTTGGCGCGCCGTTGGCGCCGGGGCAGGAAGACGTTCCCTGGCCGTGCAACGAGGAAAAGTGGATTGTGCACTTCCCCGAGGAGCGCTCCATCTGGTCCTACGGCTCCGGCTACGGTGGCAACGCGCTACTGGGTAAGAAGTGCTACGCCCTGCGCATCGCCTCCGTCATCGCCCGTGACGAAGGCTGGCTGGCCGAGCACATGCTGATCCTGCGCCTGACCAGCCCCGAGGGCAAGGCCTACAACATCGCGGCCGCGTTCCCGTCTGCCTGTGGCAAGACGAACTTGGCGCTGCTCGATCCGACGATCGAAGGCTGGAAGGCCGAGACCCTGGGCGATGACATCAACTGGATGCGCATCGGCCCGGACGGCGAGCTGCGCGGCGTGAACCCCGAGTACGGGCTGTTCGGCGTCGCGCCGGGCACCGGCTGGTCTACCAACCCGAATGCCATGCGTGCCATTGCCAAGGGCAATTCGATCTTCACTAACGTCGCCCTCACCGACGACGGCGGCGTGTGGTGGGAGGGCATGACCGACGAGGTGCCGGCGCACCTCACCGACTGGCAGGGCAATGACTGGACGCCGGAGTCGGGCCGCCCGGCCGCACACCCGAACTCGCGGTTCTGCACGCCCATTGACCAGATCGACATGCTCTCCGATGAGTACTACAGCCCCAGCGGCGTGGAGATTCACGCCATTCTCTTCGGCGGCCGTCGCAAGACGACGATCCCGTTGGTGACGGAGGCGCGCAGCTGGGCCAACGGTGTGTTCATGGGCTCCACGCTGTCCTCGGAGACGACGGCCGCCGCCGCGGGTGCCGTCGGCGTCGTGCGCCGCGACCCCATGGCGATGCTGCCGTTCATCGGGTACAACGCCGGGGACTACCTCAACCACTGGGACAAGATCTCCGGCCAGCTCTCTGAAGAGCGGCGTCCGAAGATCTTCCTGGTGAACTGGTTCCGCCGCACCGCGGACGGCGGGTTCGCCTGGCCGGGCTTCGGCGAGAACAGTCGCGTGCTCAAGTGGGTCACCGAGCGAATCGAGGGGCAGGGTCAGGCGCAGCAGACGCCGATCGGGCAGGTGCCCACCCCTGAGGCGCTCGATCTGACCGGCTTGGCGGATTACACGGCCGACGACGTCGCTGCCGCCGTCGCCGTCGACTCGGAGGAGTGGAAGGCGGAGATCGCCGACATCGAGAAGTGGTACGCGAACTTCGGCGCTGCGCTGCCGCAGTCGCTTCAGGATGAGATTGCCGGGCTCAAGGACCGTTTCAGCACCTCGGCCTAATCTCCACGCGGTGAGCCCCGGATGTGATTTCCGGGGCTCACTGCTCTTTATCGGTGCGCGTCGATAGGCGATTTCGCACCTAGTCGATGGCATCATGGGGTCATGATTCTCGCGCGGCTCATCCTCGGCTTGCTGACGCTCGCACCCATGACGGGGTACGACCTCAAGAAGCACTTTGACTCCAGCATCAATCATGTGTGGAACGCGGACAAGGCGCAGATCTACCGCACGCTCAACAAGCTGGTGGAGGACGGTTTCGCCGTCGTGGAGATCGTCCCGCAGGAAAATTATCCGGACCGCCAAGAGCACCACATCACCGCGGCCGGCCGCCGCGCGCTGGCCGAGTGGCTCCGCGATGGACTCGACCCGGAACCCGTGCGAGAACCGTTCCTGGCGCGCCTCTTCTTCTCGGGCGACCTGGAGCGGGAGCAGGTGGACGCCATGCTCCGGGCGCGCCGCTCAGAGGTGACGGACCGCATGGAGCACTACGAGGGCCAGCGGGAGGACCTCGGCGACGTCAGCGGGTTCGATCGCCGCGCCTATCTCATGGCCGCCACGCTGGAACGGGAAATCGCCCGGACTGAGGCGGAGCTGAAGTGGCTGCGCCGTGTGGAACGGAACCTGCCATGAGCCAGCCCGTCACCGCCATACCGCAGGATGACTACCCTGAGGTCCACGCCACCCGACGGCCGCGTTCCGACGGCGGAGCCCAGCGCACCCTCGTGCTCGTGCACGATGGAGCTGCCGCGAACTGGTCCTGGCACCGTCAGGTCGAAGCCTTTGGAGATTACCGCGTCTTGACGCCGAACCTAC from Zhihengliuella flava includes the following:
- a CDS encoding phosphoenolpyruvate carboxykinase (GTP); its protein translation is MSESSTKQVIDVQSTAPTSHADLVAWVAEVAEMTKPAEVYWVDGSQAEYDRLTAELVQTGTLRKLNDETFPNSFAAFSDPADVARVEERTFICSKEEKDAGFTNNWMDPAEMKGILTERFDGAMAGRTMYVIPFVMGPLDADQPQYGVEITDSAYVVASMRIMARIGTDVLQKMEAENAFFVPALHSVGAPLAPGQEDVPWPCNEEKWIVHFPEERSIWSYGSGYGGNALLGKKCYALRIASVIARDEGWLAEHMLILRLTSPEGKAYNIAAAFPSACGKTNLALLDPTIEGWKAETLGDDINWMRIGPDGELRGVNPEYGLFGVAPGTGWSTNPNAMRAIAKGNSIFTNVALTDDGGVWWEGMTDEVPAHLTDWQGNDWTPESGRPAAHPNSRFCTPIDQIDMLSDEYYSPSGVEIHAILFGGRRKTTIPLVTEARSWANGVFMGSTLSSETTAAAAGAVGVVRRDPMAMLPFIGYNAGDYLNHWDKISGQLSEERRPKIFLVNWFRRTADGGFAWPGFGENSRVLKWVTERIEGQGQAQQTPIGQVPTPEALDLTGLADYTADDVAAAVAVDSEEWKAEIADIEKWYANFGAALPQSLQDEIAGLKDRFSTSA
- a CDS encoding PadR family transcriptional regulator, coding for MILARLILGLLTLAPMTGYDLKKHFDSSINHVWNADKAQIYRTLNKLVEDGFAVVEIVPQENYPDRQEHHITAAGRRALAEWLRDGLDPEPVREPFLARLFFSGDLEREQVDAMLRARRSEVTDRMEHYEGQREDLGDVSGFDRRAYLMAATLEREIARTEAELKWLRRVERNLP
- a CDS encoding SixA phosphatase family protein — encoded protein: MSEHHIKRLLLLRHAKADFPFGVEDHSRPLAASGDAAAPLAGRWMVEHSVVPDYIVTSDALRTRSTCAWVSSELGEAGPTPYVDSRVYGANAAQLISLINETPESVRTLLVIGHLPTVQDVAMRLASVESDEPAVMDLAMDYPPLGLTVLDFEVPWAELDGRDARVSTFVVPRP